Part of the Trueperaceae bacterium genome is shown below.
GCGGTCGAAGGGCCAGTCGACGAGCGCGTGCCAGCCCGCCGCCTTCGTTTCGAACGTCGGTTCGGGCAGCACCAGGACGTCCTTGGCGCGGGTGACGGCGACGTACCAGAGGCGGAGGCGTTCGGCGTCGGCCTCCTTGGTTGCGCGCTCGGTCGCGTCGTCGAAGCCGGTGGTGGCGTGCCCGAGCAGCCGGTGGGCGAGCACGCCGTCGCTTCCGACGTGGGGTGGGGTCGGGGCGCGGCTGGTGCCGAAGGCGTTGATGGGGATCACGACGCGCCACTCGAGGCCTTTGGCGGCGTGGACCGTGATCAGCGAGACGGCGTCCTCGACGGCGTCGCGTTCCGCTTCGCCGGTGCGTTCCGCGTCGTTCCAGGCGCGCCAGGTGGCGCGGACGTACGCGTGCAGGCCGCGCGCGGCGTACGCGTGGGCGCCGTCGAGGAACGCCTCGAGGTTCGCGAGGTCGCGCCCGGCGTGCCGCGGGTTGCGGGCGCGGAGGGTGGCGCGGACGTCGAGCGCGTCGACCGCGTCGCGCAGGACCGCGTACGGCGTGCGCGTCGCGGCGTCCGCCGCGAGCGGCGCGAGGCGACGCAGGGCGTCGCGCACCGGGCCGTCGGGGAGAACGTCGGGATCGACGTCGGTGCGGAGCGGTCCGGGGCGCGGGGCGGACGCGTTCCACGCCGCCTGCGCGTCGAGGAGGGCGGCGTCGGGCACGCCGATCAGGGGCCCGCGGAGGAGCGCGCCGAGGGCGAGGGTGTCGGCGGGATCGACGAGGGTGCGCGCGAGCGCGAGGAGGTCGAAGACGACCTGCTGGACGTAGTAGTTCTTCCCGGCCTGCGAGGCGACCGCCACGCCGCGCGCCTCGAGTTCGCTTTCGTAGCGCTCGAGGTCGGTGCCGACCGGCGCGAGCAGGGCGACGTCGCGCGCGGTGAGGCCGGGCAGGTGGGGTTCGGCGTCGGGGTCGAGCAGGGCGACGCAGAGGTCGGCGACGCGGCGCGCTTCGCTGGCGCGGACCGCGTCCGACCAGCCCTTGGTGCTGGGTTTCAGGGGGACGGGCAGCGTCAGGGGGAGGGTGGCGACGGCGGGGGGCGCGTCCGCCGCCGCGGTGCGGAACGGCGCGAGGGGCGCGTAGTCCGGTTGGTGCTCGCCCCGCTCCATGGGGCCGGCGAAGACGTCGTTGGTGAACGTCAGGACGCCGGGCACGGACCGGAAGTTCGTGCCGATCGTCAGCAGGTCGGCGCCGGGGTCGTCCGCCATGCGGTCCTTGAGCATGGCGTACGTGCGGACGTCCGCGCCGCGGAAGCGGTAGATCGATTGTTTCGGGTCGCCGACGACGAAGCGGGCGCCGGGGCGGGCGGGCCAGGTGCGCCAGTCGTCGTCGTTGGGGACGCCGGTGAGGCGCCACACGATCTCCGCCTGCAGCGGATCCGTGTCCTGAAACTCGTCGACGAGGACGTGCCGCCAGCGGTTCGCGAGGGCGGCGCGGACGTCCGCGTGGTCGCGGAGGAGCGCCGCGGCGCGGCGCAGCAGGTCGTCGTAGTCGAGNNNNNNNNNNNNNNNNNNNNNNNNNNNNNNNNNNNNNNNNNNNNNNNNNNNNNNNNNNNNNNNNNNNNNNNNNNNNNNNNNNNNNNNNNNNNNNNNNNNNCGAGGGCGAGGGCGAGGTCGACGACGTCGCCCGGCGCGACGTCCGCCGCGCCGACCGCGAGGCCGTCGACGTCGTCGAGGATCGCGCGGAGGACCTCGCGCCGCTCGGTCGCCTGCGGGGAGGTGAACGGCCAGTGGTCCAGCTCCGCGGCGAAGGCGTCGACGCCGTCGCGCAGCGCGGCGAGGGACGCGCCGAGCGCCGCGAGGTTCGCTTCGGGGGGGGTCGCGTCGCGGTGGTGCCGGCGGTCGACGGCGAGGGCGCGGAGGCCGGCGGCGCCGGTTTGGGGCGCCCCGACCAACCAGCGCACGAGCGGGTCGTCCTCGCGGCCGGCGTCCCCGAACCGGTCGCGGAGCCACCCGTCGACGACCTCGTCGAAGAGGGCGTCGGCGGCGTCGGCGTCGAGGACGCGGGCGCCCGGGTCGAGGCCGGCTTCGACGGGGTAGGGCAGCGCCAGGGCGCGCGCGAAGCCGTGGATGGTGCTCGTCGTGAGGGCGTCGATCTCGCGGGCGGCGGCCCGGAGGTTCGCGCGGGCGGCGTCGTCGACGCCGCCCGCGAAGGCGGGCGCGACGGAGACGTCGACGTGCCCCTCGATCAACGCCTCGACGAGGGCCTGCACGGCGTTGCCGAGCCGTGCGGCGGCGGCGTCGGTGAAGGTGATGGCGGCGATCGCGTCGGGCGGTTCGCCGTCGGCGAGGAGGCGGGCGATGCGGCCCGCCATCAGGGACGTCTTGCCGCTGCCCGCCCCCGCCTCGATCAGGAGGCTGCGGTCGCGGGTCGTGAGGGCGTGCAGGCGGGCGTC
Proteins encoded:
- a CDS encoding UvrD-helicase domain-containing protein, with product LDYDDLLRRAAALLRDHADVRAALANRWRHVLVDEFQDTDPLQAEIVWRLTGVPNDDDWRTWPARPGARFVVGDPKQSIYRFRGADVRTYAMLKDRMADDPGADLLTIGTNFRSVPGVLTFTNDVFAGPMERGEHQPDYAPLAPFRTAAADAPPAVATLPLTLPVPLKPSTKGWSDAVRASEARRVADLCVALLDPDAEPHLPGLTARDVALLAPVGTDLERYESELEARGVAVASQAGKNYYVQQVVFDLLALARTLVDPADTLALGALLRGPLIGVPDAALLDAQAAWNASAPRPGPLRTDVDPDVLPDGPVRDALRRLAPLAADAATRTPYAVLRDAVDALDVRATLRARNPRHAGRDLANLEAFLDGAHAYAARGLHAYVRATWRAWNDAERTGEAERDAVEDAVSLITVHAAKGLEWRVVIPINAFGTSRAPTPPHVGSDGVLAHRLLGHATTGFDDATERATKEADAERLRLWYVAVTRAKDVLVLPEPTFETKAAGWHALVDWPFDRLAKLDPPPAARDAGPPALRDAGPDEGAYAARSAALRAARRRVVRRAPSTHPDPERPLAAPDEGTDDLTPPPRPTVGAGTLRGRLVHVLLEERIHGLLPPARDDGGADGRALAERAATLHAQLAAEHPDAAADVDPDDVAAQVEATWQHPAVAALHGRLLAEVDVHGVRVEVDADGEREVLISGIADAVALDDAGHVTTVVDWKSDRDASEATRAGYREQVRGYLALLGASEGLLVFTATGEVERVTPADA
- a CDS encoding UvrD-helicase domain-containing protein, with product MTTLHDADARLHALTTRDRSLLIEAGAGSGKTSLMAGRIARLLADGEPPDAIAAITFTDAAAARLGNAVQALVEALIEGHVDVSVAPAFAGGVDDAARANLRAAAREIDALTTSTIHGFARALALPYPVEAGLDPGARVLDADAADALFDEVVDGWLRDRFGDAGREDDPLVRWLVGAPQTGAAGLRALAVDRRHHRDATPPEANLAALGASLAALRDGVDAFAAELDHWPFTSPQATERREVLRAILDDVDGLAVGAADVAPGDVVDLALAL